One window of the Endomicrobium proavitum genome contains the following:
- the tpiA gene encoding triose-phosphate isomerase encodes MRKPLMAGNWKMNKTIGEAVTVLKALKSSVADVTDVEILICPVFTALSAAAAEVKGSNINIGAQNLFWEPKGAFTGEISPAMVKDTGSAYVIIGHSERRQYFGETDETVNKKTKAAFGAGLIPVVCVGETLKEREDNITFKVIEKQVRDGLKELTAEQAAAAVIAYEPVWAIGTGKTASPDQAQEVHAFIRKIYSEIYKDAAQKTRILYGGSVNPKNVSELMKQPDIDGGLVGGASLEADSFAQLVKYSK; translated from the coding sequence ATGAGAAAACCGTTAATGGCAGGAAATTGGAAGATGAACAAAACCATAGGCGAAGCTGTAACTGTGCTTAAAGCGCTTAAGTCTTCGGTTGCGGATGTTACCGACGTTGAAATTTTAATTTGCCCGGTTTTTACGGCATTGTCCGCGGCAGCCGCAGAAGTTAAAGGGTCTAACATAAATATAGGCGCGCAAAATCTTTTCTGGGAACCTAAAGGCGCGTTCACCGGCGAAATTTCTCCGGCGATGGTAAAAGATACCGGTTCCGCTTATGTCATTATAGGGCATTCCGAAAGAAGACAGTATTTCGGGGAAACCGATGAAACCGTAAATAAAAAAACTAAAGCGGCGTTCGGTGCAGGGCTTATTCCTGTTGTTTGCGTCGGCGAAACGCTTAAAGAAAGAGAAGACAATATAACTTTTAAAGTAATAGAAAAGCAGGTTCGCGACGGTTTGAAAGAACTGACTGCCGAGCAGGCTGCGGCGGCGGTTATAGCTTATGAGCCGGTATGGGCAATAGGCACGGGAAAAACAGCCTCGCCGGATCAGGCGCAGGAAGTTCACGCGTTTATAAGAAAAATTTATTCCGAAATTTATAAAGACGCGGCGCAGAAAACAAGAATTCTCTACGGCGGTTCCGTAAATCCGAAAAACGTTTCGGAGCTTATGAAACAACCGGATATTGACGGCGGGCTCGTCGGCGGAGCAAGTCTTGAAGCAGATTCTTTCGCGCAGCTTGTAAAATACAGCAAGTAA
- the rpiB gene encoding ribose 5-phosphate isomerase B: MAEIKKLAFGTDHAAAAVRNTVREYLLSLGYEVEDFGYDGEGSCDYPDFAVKVAQSVRDKKADKGVLICGTGIGMSIAANKVKGVIAAPCWDEDTAKLAAQHNGADILCLGSRTATVNEICSRIKTFLSTEFEPRHAKRIEKIKEIENKQCSK, encoded by the coding sequence ATGGCGGAAATAAAAAAACTTGCTTTCGGAACGGATCACGCCGCGGCGGCTGTGCGCAATACAGTCCGCGAATACTTGTTAAGTTTAGGTTACGAAGTTGAAGATTTCGGTTACGACGGAGAAGGCAGCTGCGATTATCCTGATTTTGCGGTTAAAGTGGCGCAGTCCGTTCGCGATAAAAAAGCCGATAAAGGCGTGCTTATCTGCGGAACAGGAATAGGCATGTCTATTGCGGCAAACAAAGTTAAAGGCGTAATAGCCGCTCCGTGCTGGGACGAAGATACGGCAAAACTTGCTGCGCAGCATAACGGCGCCGACATTTTATGTCTCGGCTCAAGAACCGCAACCGTAAACGAAATATGTTCTCGTATAAAAACATTTTTAAGCACGGAGTTTGAACCCAGACACGCAAAAAGAATAGAAAAAATAAAAGAAATAGAAAATAAACAATGTTCAAAATAA
- a CDS encoding tetratricopeptide repeat protein — MFKIKKSLSVLFFLGISVSAAFAGAAELEKALSLLNENKTDAAIEIIKGQIQANPNISDNYLAMGLAQIEKNDYSGAKENFQQALSINKKIVAAHYMLAMIYEKDGDAPQAIDKWQKIIKYSKNDVLKDLAKKHIKQLQEEIK; from the coding sequence ATGTTCAAAATAAAAAAGTCGTTGTCGGTATTATTTTTTTTAGGCATATCTGTTTCTGCCGCTTTTGCCGGCGCCGCCGAGCTTGAAAAAGCTTTGTCGTTGTTGAATGAAAATAAAACGGATGCGGCGATAGAAATAATTAAAGGGCAGATTCAGGCAAATCCGAATATAAGCGACAACTATCTTGCAATGGGTCTTGCGCAGATAGAAAAAAACGATTACTCCGGAGCAAAAGAAAATTTTCAGCAGGCTCTTAGTATAAATAAAAAAATAGTTGCGGCGCATTATATGCTGGCTATGATTTATGAAAAAGACGGCGATGCCCCGCAGGCAATAGACAAGTGGCAAAAAATAATTAAATACTCAAAAAACGACGTTTTGAAAGATTTGGCGAAAAAGCATATAAAACAGCTTCAAGAGGAAATTAAATAA
- a CDS encoding DUF4139 domain-containing protein, which translates to MKKRFICALSLLAFAGQTAFADVAITIYNNNRALVKETREVSIKEGVQTLEFDDVAAYVDPTSVLPKFLKDASKIEILEQNYDYDLVSKNKLLSKYIGKTISVIRASDDKRPNISSGTLLSVNGGIVVRSGSKIILEPQGEISLPQLPDGLRLKPTLTWLVSSSIDTENVLDVSYQTSGISWNADYVLAVDDKETFADITGWVTINNQSGTSYDDAKLKLIAGDVNTVSAAPLKSLRYEQKDKVADNEAAFGEKSFYEYHMYELKRKSTIKENEIKQIEFISANKIPVKKTLVFNAADSDNVTVNLEFVNSAANNLGLPLPKGKIRVSKYDADSLEFVGEDLIDHTAKDAAVTVLTGNSFDVKGERIRTNYKSGSSSSEESYKITLKNSKDADVTVNVVEIMQGYSQWKITDNSAKFEKKDSHRIEFLMKVPANSESVVTYTVKYNW; encoded by the coding sequence ATGAAGAAACGGTTTATATGCGCGTTATCCTTATTGGCTTTTGCAGGGCAGACCGCGTTTGCGGATGTTGCAATAACAATTTATAACAATAACAGAGCGCTTGTTAAAGAAACCAGAGAAGTTTCAATAAAAGAAGGCGTTCAAACTCTTGAATTTGACGACGTAGCCGCATACGTTGACCCTACAAGCGTTTTGCCTAAATTTTTAAAAGACGCGTCTAAAATAGAAATTTTAGAACAGAATTATGATTATGATTTGGTAAGCAAAAATAAACTTCTCAGCAAATATATCGGCAAAACAATAAGCGTTATCAGAGCTTCCGACGATAAAAGACCTAATATAAGCAGCGGAACTTTGTTGTCCGTCAACGGCGGCATAGTAGTGCGCTCGGGAAGTAAAATTATTTTAGAACCTCAGGGCGAAATATCTCTTCCGCAGCTTCCCGACGGTTTAAGATTAAAACCTACTCTTACGTGGCTTGTTTCAAGTTCCATAGATACCGAAAATGTTTTAGACGTGTCGTATCAAACAAGCGGCATAAGCTGGAATGCGGATTATGTTTTAGCTGTTGACGATAAAGAAACTTTTGCCGATATTACCGGCTGGGTAACAATAAATAATCAGAGCGGAACTTCTTACGACGACGCAAAGCTTAAACTTATTGCCGGTGACGTTAATACCGTAAGCGCTGCGCCGTTGAAGTCTTTGAGATATGAGCAAAAAGATAAAGTCGCCGACAATGAAGCGGCTTTCGGCGAGAAATCTTTTTATGAATATCACATGTATGAGCTTAAGAGAAAAAGCACTATAAAAGAAAACGAAATAAAACAAATAGAGTTTATTTCGGCAAATAAAATTCCCGTCAAAAAAACTCTTGTTTTTAACGCAGCCGACAGCGATAACGTTACGGTAAATCTTGAATTTGTAAATTCCGCCGCAAATAATTTAGGACTTCCTTTGCCTAAAGGAAAGATAAGAGTTTCAAAATACGACGCGGATTCTCTTGAATTTGTGGGCGAAGATTTAATAGACCATACGGCAAAAGACGCCGCTGTAACGGTTCTAACCGGGAATTCTTTTGACGTGAAGGGCGAAAGAATAAGAACTAATTACAAATCCGGCTCAAGCAGTTCCGAAGAAAGTTATAAAATAACGTTGAAAAATTCAAAAGACGCCGACGTTACGGTAAACGTTGTTGAAATTATGCAGGGTTATTCTCAGTGGAAAATTACGGATAACTCCGCTAAATTTGAAAAGAAAGATTCTCATCGCATAGAATTTTTAATGAAAGTTCCGGCAAACTCCGAAAGCGTTGTAACGTATACCGTAAAATATAACTGGTAA
- a CDS encoding GAF domain-containing protein, with protein sequence MTKFITRYSLISFLIFAAAAFVWLVGAYFLFYSGLKSSFASYVNGVEIKIASPQNKLSDLSKERLKTVFADLDKSRNIVTYSFTNRDRSKHYYEGKRKRDAIFWGLNVTYPVEIKEEIVGWIKIWPSPELAITLLLAEKNLLLLGGLFLFLLFAALFAFNSALYLKFIRPCGKIKAAIRNIADGKGENFSVTGVYWQEARVDLNKINAKLTDADANLDALFQVSKALTSKFDINHVFSTILSTICKKNQFSMSAVFLPSESGILKIASKCGYPHEFKKSFNIHETNPVTDAFNGSKMTSVKNLSLYGEKFSKEFVCAGAVAQINTPITDENGNALGVLNVSSASEDIFGADVADAIATAVNYLSLALRNLKMYEKIYDDNRKLESEVNITSTELIHTNARLIRKVRDIKALSDISEFASARFDLCEISDFIIKEAIKLSGVESAGFLMENSNAGDFSFIKGAFSIEDSKISSIVLSCKNSEIIKEIKEKKQTLVFTNNAQLKQRAPEFERILPMSSAVFIPVVSNAKVSGIMICINKFGSEFSDNDISILEHIAVLFAAIAEKINIYAALEKKVEELSAKK encoded by the coding sequence ATGACAAAATTTATAACCAGATATTCATTGATTTCTTTTTTAATTTTTGCGGCTGCCGCTTTTGTTTGGCTTGTCGGCGCTTATTTTTTGTTTTATTCCGGGCTTAAAAGTTCTTTCGCATCTTACGTAAACGGAGTGGAAATAAAAATTGCTTCTCCGCAAAATAAATTGTCCGATTTATCAAAAGAACGTTTAAAAACAGTTTTTGCCGATTTGGATAAAAGCAGAAATATCGTAACGTATTCTTTCACAAATCGCGACAGAAGCAAACATTATTACGAAGGCAAAAGAAAAAGAGACGCAATTTTTTGGGGACTTAACGTTACGTATCCGGTAGAGATAAAAGAAGAAATTGTCGGCTGGATAAAAATATGGCCGTCTCCGGAACTTGCCATAACGCTTTTGCTTGCGGAAAAAAATCTTTTGCTGCTTGGCGGTTTGTTTTTATTTTTGCTTTTTGCGGCGTTGTTTGCGTTTAATTCTGCGCTTTATTTAAAATTTATCCGTCCTTGCGGAAAAATTAAAGCCGCCATAAGAAATATTGCCGACGGGAAAGGCGAAAACTTTAGCGTAACGGGAGTTTACTGGCAGGAAGCACGCGTAGATTTAAATAAAATAAACGCAAAGTTAACGGATGCCGACGCAAACCTTGACGCTCTTTTCCAAGTTTCAAAAGCGCTTACGTCTAAATTTGACATAAATCATGTTTTCTCAACTATACTTTCAACAATATGCAAAAAAAATCAGTTTTCAATGAGCGCCGTATTTTTACCGTCTGAAAGCGGAATTTTAAAAATAGCGTCTAAATGCGGATATCCGCACGAATTTAAGAAAAGCTTTAATATACACGAGACAAACCCCGTTACGGATGCGTTTAACGGCTCCAAAATGACCTCGGTAAAAAATTTAAGTCTTTACGGGGAAAAATTTTCTAAAGAGTTTGTTTGCGCGGGAGCTGTTGCGCAAATAAATACTCCTATAACCGACGAAAACGGAAATGCGCTTGGGGTTTTAAACGTAAGCAGCGCTTCGGAGGATATTTTCGGCGCGGATGTTGCCGACGCAATAGCTACGGCGGTAAACTATCTTTCTTTGGCATTGCGTAATTTAAAAATGTATGAGAAAATTTACGATGATAACAGAAAACTTGAATCTGAAGTTAATATTACTTCTACCGAGCTTATACATACAAACGCAAGACTTATAAGAAAAGTCAGAGACATTAAAGCTTTGTCGGATATATCGGAATTTGCTTCCGCACGGTTTGATTTATGCGAGATATCTGATTTTATAATAAAAGAAGCAATAAAACTTTCAGGCGTTGAGTCTGCCGGATTTCTTATGGAAAATTCAAATGCAGGGGATTTTTCTTTTATAAAAGGCGCATTTTCCATAGAAGATTCAAAAATTTCATCAATAGTTTTGTCGTGTAAAAACTCAGAAATTATAAAAGAAATTAAAGAGAAAAAACAAACGCTTGTTTTTACCAACAATGCTCAGCTTAAGCAAAGAGCTCCCGAGTTTGAACGGATACTTCCGATGTCGTCGGCTGTTTTTATTCCGGTGGTAAGCAACGCTAAAGTTTCGGGAATTATGATTTGCATAAATAAATTCGGTTCGGAATTTTCCGATAACGATATAAGCATACTTGAACATATTGCCGTTTTGTTTGCCGCGATAGCGGAAAAAATAAATATCTATGCGGCTCTTGAGAAAAAAGTGGAAGAGCTGTCCGCAAAGAAATAA
- a CDS encoding transketolase has protein sequence METADLKKTAAEVRKDIIKMLGLSGSGHPGGSLSSVELLVSLYFNHINYNPKDANDPKRDYFILSKGHVCPVLYAVLAQLECIPKNELCTLRKAGSRLQGHPAKDKELPGIEISTGSLGYGLSIAAGAAVGIKRAGKSNRVYVLMGDGEQQEGSVWEAAMSAAHFKLDNLCAVVDDNGLQIDGPTKEIMNVVPLADKYKSFGWNVIEINGHNFDEIDAAYVAAKKTSGKPTVIIAKTVKGKGVSFMENLAEWHGKVPSKEQVEKALAEIDNSLKN, from the coding sequence ATGGAAACTGCTGATTTAAAAAAGACGGCGGCTGAAGTAAGAAAAGACATTATTAAAATGCTCGGGCTTTCGGGTTCCGGACATCCGGGAGGAAGTTTGTCGTCGGTGGAACTTCTTGTATCTTTGTATTTTAACCACATTAATTATAACCCTAAAGACGCTAACGACCCGAAAAGAGATTATTTCATTTTATCTAAAGGGCACGTATGTCCCGTTTTATACGCGGTTTTGGCGCAGCTTGAATGCATACCTAAAAACGAGCTTTGCACGTTAAGAAAAGCCGGCAGCAGACTTCAGGGGCACCCCGCTAAAGATAAAGAACTTCCGGGAATAGAAATTTCCACCGGCTCTTTGGGCTATGGACTATCCATAGCCGCAGGCGCGGCGGTTGGAATAAAACGAGCGGGCAAAAGCAACAGAGTTTACGTTTTAATGGGCGACGGCGAGCAGCAGGAAGGAAGCGTTTGGGAAGCGGCAATGTCGGCGGCTCATTTCAAACTTGATAATTTATGCGCCGTTGTTGACGATAACGGTTTGCAGATAGACGGACCCACAAAAGAAATTATGAACGTTGTCCCTTTGGCGGATAAATATAAATCTTTCGGTTGGAATGTTATTGAGATAAACGGACACAATTTTGACGAGATAGACGCGGCTTACGTGGCGGCAAAAAAAACATCCGGCAAACCTACCGTTATAATAGCTAAAACCGTGAAAGGCAAAGGCGTTTCTTTTATGGAAAATCTTGCCGAGTGGCACGGTAAGGTTCCGTCTAAAGAGCAGGTTGAAAAAGCTCTTGCGGAAATAGATAACTCGCTTAAAAATTAA
- a CDS encoding transketolase family protein, which produces MVEVFGKKATRFGFGEALIELGKKDPKIFVLGADTAASVAVSGFGQQFPERFINVGIAETNMLGMAAGLAVAGYIPFAATYGVFAAGRPWEQIRTTICYSDLNVKIGGSHSGLMVGPDGATHQALEEIAIMRVLPKMKVVVPCDFIETKKATVAGAYVPGPLYIRYGRENTPIITKEETPFEIGKANVLRDGKDVAIMACGTMVYEALMAADILEKKGINARVINMHTVKPIDEQAIIKAAKECGAIVTAEEHQLMAGFGSAVAEAVVKNYPVPMEFVGVNDRFGESGEPFDLMIKYGLKDVNIAAAAEKVLKRK; this is translated from the coding sequence ATGGTTGAAGTGTTTGGTAAAAAAGCTACGAGGTTTGGTTTTGGAGAAGCGCTCATAGAACTTGGAAAAAAAGACCCTAAAATTTTTGTTTTGGGCGCAGATACCGCCGCGTCTGTTGCTGTAAGCGGTTTTGGGCAGCAGTTTCCCGAAAGATTTATTAACGTGGGCATTGCAGAAACGAATATGCTTGGCATGGCGGCGGGTTTAGCTGTCGCAGGATATATTCCTTTTGCAGCCACTTACGGAGTTTTTGCCGCGGGCAGACCGTGGGAACAGATAAGAACCACTATTTGCTATTCTGATTTAAACGTTAAAATAGGCGGTTCTCACTCCGGGCTTATGGTTGGTCCCGACGGAGCAACTCATCAGGCGTTGGAAGAAATAGCTATTATGCGCGTTCTTCCTAAAATGAAAGTTGTAGTTCCGTGCGATTTTATAGAAACAAAAAAAGCCACGGTTGCAGGAGCATATGTGCCAGGCCCGCTTTACATAAGATACGGCAGAGAAAATACTCCTATAATAACAAAAGAAGAAACTCCTTTTGAAATAGGAAAAGCAAACGTTTTGCGCGACGGCAAAGATGTCGCTATTATGGCATGCGGAACTATGGTTTACGAGGCTCTTATGGCTGCCGATATATTAGAGAAAAAAGGAATAAACGCCAGAGTTATAAATATGCATACGGTAAAACCTATAGACGAGCAGGCTATTATAAAAGCCGCAAAAGAATGCGGCGCAATAGTTACCGCCGAGGAACATCAGTTAATGGCCGGTTTTGGTTCTGCCGTTGCGGAAGCAGTCGTTAAAAATTATCCCGTTCCGATGGAATTTGTCGGCGTAAACGACAGATTCGGAGAATCGGGCGAACCTTTTGATTTAATGATAAAATACGGTTTAAAAGACGTAAACATTGCAGCCGCCGCAGAAAAAGTTTTAAAAAGAAAATAA
- a CDS encoding phosphopentomutase: protein MINRIILIVLDSAGVGALPDAAQYNDAGTNTIGHILDVMGADFSLPYLEKLGLYKILGRNSLNGKNKFISGCYGKMATKSPAKDTTAGHWELSGIVLQKPFPVYPNGFPKDVIEEFEKRIGTKILGNYSASGTEIIKELGAQHQKTGYPIVYTSADSVFQIAAHEETFGLEKLYKICEIAREILTGDNAVGRVIARPFIGSKGDYVRTTNRKDYSVDPVDATVLDEITNSGGTVCAIGKISDIFNGRGITKSVRTKGNLSGIQATIDEIKAPYKGKKLIFTNLVDFDMLWGHRRDVYSYAKALKDFDNSLAEIISALKDDDVIMITADHGCDPAYKVHTDHTREYVPLMVFGKTLKDGVDLGVHATLADAAQTTADFFNLPKMKNGTSFKDSL, encoded by the coding sequence ATGATAAACAGAATAATTTTAATTGTTTTAGACAGCGCGGGGGTTGGCGCGCTTCCCGATGCGGCGCAGTATAACGACGCCGGCACAAATACTATCGGGCATATCTTAGATGTTATGGGCGCGGATTTTTCGCTTCCTTATCTTGAAAAGCTTGGGCTTTATAAAATACTCGGCAGAAATTCTTTAAACGGCAAAAATAAATTTATTTCAGGCTGTTACGGAAAAATGGCTACAAAGTCTCCGGCAAAAGATACGACGGCGGGACATTGGGAACTTTCCGGCATAGTGCTTCAAAAACCTTTTCCGGTTTATCCGAACGGTTTTCCCAAAGACGTTATTGAAGAATTTGAAAAGCGAATAGGCACAAAAATTCTCGGCAATTACAGCGCATCGGGAACGGAAATAATAAAAGAGCTCGGCGCGCAGCATCAAAAAACGGGATACCCTATAGTTTACACGTCGGCGGATTCTGTTTTTCAAATTGCCGCTCACGAAGAAACTTTCGGTTTGGAAAAGTTATATAAAATATGCGAAATAGCCAGAGAAATTCTTACCGGCGATAATGCCGTAGGCAGAGTTATTGCAAGACCTTTTATAGGCTCTAAAGGCGACTATGTAAGAACCACAAACAGAAAAGATTACTCCGTAGATCCCGTTGACGCGACAGTTTTAGACGAAATAACAAACTCCGGCGGAACGGTTTGCGCAATAGGTAAAATTTCAGATATATTTAACGGGCGTGGCATTACAAAATCCGTCCGTACAAAAGGGAATTTAAGCGGCATACAAGCTACGATTGACGAGATAAAAGCGCCGTATAAAGGCAAAAAACTTATTTTTACAAATCTTGTGGATTTTGACATGCTTTGGGGTCACAGAAGAGACGTTTATTCTTACGCAAAAGCTCTGAAAGATTTTGACAATTCTCTTGCGGAAATTATTTCGGCTCTTAAAGACGACGATGTTATTATGATAACGGCAGACCACGGGTGCGACCCTGCGTATAAAGTTCACACAGACCACACGCGCGAATATGTGCCGCTGATGGTTTTTGGAAAAACGTTAAAAGACGGCGTAGATCTCGGCGTGCACGCTACTCTTGCCGACGCGGCGCAAACAACGGCGGATTTTTTTAATCTTCCGAAAATGAAAAACGGAACGTCTTTTAAAGACAGCTTATAG
- a CDS encoding purine-nucleoside phosphorylase, giving the protein MNTLQKIARSKKIIEKTVLGFKPEAAIITGSGFSGIKNKFTVVKTLPYSKIPFFPKTTVAGHPGEINFCSYKSKNVLIFNGRFHLYEGFKPEEIIYPVRVAKALEIKSLIITCAVGGLNKKYKTGDIVIIKDQINFTGENPFCGAHFDGFGERFPDVSAIYDKDLRKKALSSAKKFKIRVHEGVYLGVTGSAYETPAEVKAYVKLGGDIIGMSVVFEAAAAAQTHMKVLGLSSVSDAAGTSAKHDEVLKSVDENVNDIAKIVQECLL; this is encoded by the coding sequence ATGAACACGCTTCAAAAAATTGCGCGAAGTAAAAAAATAATAGAAAAAACCGTTTTAGGTTTTAAACCTGAAGCTGCGATAATTACAGGCTCCGGCTTTTCGGGTATAAAAAATAAATTCACCGTTGTAAAAACTCTTCCTTATTCAAAAATTCCTTTTTTTCCTAAAACAACCGTAGCAGGACACCCCGGAGAAATAAATTTCTGTTCTTATAAATCAAAAAACGTTTTAATTTTTAACGGGCGCTTTCATCTTTACGAGGGTTTTAAACCTGAAGAAATAATTTATCCCGTAAGAGTCGCCAAAGCGCTTGAAATAAAAAGTTTAATTATTACATGCGCCGTAGGCGGTTTAAATAAAAAATATAAAACCGGCGATATTGTAATTATAAAAGATCAAATTAATTTTACAGGGGAAAATCCTTTCTGCGGCGCGCATTTTGACGGCTTTGGGGAAAGATTTCCCGACGTAAGCGCTATATACGATAAAGATTTAAGAAAAAAAGCGTTGTCGTCGGCAAAAAAGTTTAAAATAAGAGTTCATGAGGGCGTATATTTAGGAGTAACCGGTTCCGCTTACGAAACTCCGGCAGAAGTTAAAGCATACGTTAAGCTCGGCGGAGACATAATTGGAATGTCAGTTGTTTTTGAAGCGGCGGCAGCCGCGCAAACGCATATGAAAGTTTTAGGTTTGTCGTCTGTATCCGACGCGGCGGGAACTTCGGCAAAGCATGACGAGGTATTAAAAAGCGTTGATGAAAATGTTAATGATATTGCAAAAATAGTTCAAGAGTGCCTTTTATGA
- a CDS encoding thymidine phosphorylase — protein MRAYDIIYKKRNNGALSKEEVEFLVFNYNNGEIPDYQMSAFLMAVCFTGMTDDEIFYLTSAMINSGDVIDLSSYGKLTADKHSTGGVGDGTSLIAAPIAASAGVIVPMMAGRSLGHTGGTLDKLESIPGFRTDASKKDFFEYLDFAGAAIIGQTQEIVPADKKIYALRDATATVESIPLICSSIMSKKIAEGAKSLVLDVKCGGGAFMKNLKDAKTLASKMVETGKKFGKNIFTFVTDMNTPLGSCIGNALEVKQAIEILKGNLRNDLSELSIELSGAMIFSAGLALSVEAAKDIAQKQISSGKAIEKFRQIIKTQGGNSKVIDSPDSVLPKASRSVKIKTAKSGFISQMFARDLAIASALCGAGREKKEDKIDYSAGIILHKKVSDFVKEGEVLAELLYNNSDKTEEAAQVAQNAYVISDVAPAKHNLIKEVLF, from the coding sequence ATGAGAGCATACGATATAATTTATAAAAAAAGAAATAACGGCGCTCTTTCAAAAGAAGAGGTTGAATTTTTAGTATTCAATTACAATAACGGTGAAATTCCGGATTATCAAATGTCGGCTTTTTTAATGGCTGTTTGTTTTACGGGGATGACTGACGATGAGATTTTTTATCTTACGTCAGCCATGATAAATTCCGGAGATGTAATAGATTTATCGTCTTACGGAAAACTTACCGCCGACAAACATTCTACGGGCGGCGTCGGCGACGGAACGTCTCTTATAGCGGCTCCTATAGCTGCGTCTGCGGGAGTAATTGTTCCCATGATGGCGGGCAGGTCTCTTGGGCACACGGGCGGAACTCTTGATAAGCTTGAATCTATACCGGGCTTTAGAACAGACGCTTCAAAAAAAGATTTTTTTGAATATTTGGATTTTGCGGGAGCGGCAATTATCGGACAAACGCAGGAAATAGTTCCGGCGGATAAAAAAATATACGCTTTGCGCGACGCTACGGCAACGGTTGAATCTATACCTTTAATATGTTCAAGCATAATGTCTAAAAAAATTGCCGAAGGCGCAAAATCGCTTGTATTAGACGTTAAATGCGGCGGCGGCGCGTTTATGAAAAATTTGAAAGATGCTAAAACTCTTGCCTCAAAGATGGTTGAAACAGGAAAAAAATTCGGCAAAAATATTTTCACATTTGTTACGGATATGAATACGCCGCTTGGCAGCTGCATAGGAAACGCTTTGGAAGTAAAACAGGCGATTGAAATTTTAAAAGGCAATTTAAGAAACGATTTGTCTGAACTTTCCATAGAGCTTTCCGGAGCGATGATTTTCAGCGCAGGACTTGCGCTATCCGTAGAAGCCGCTAAAGATATCGCGCAAAAGCAAATATCGTCGGGAAAAGCGATTGAAAAATTCAGACAGATTATAAAAACGCAGGGCGGAAATTCTAAGGTTATTGACTCGCCTGATTCCGTGCTGCCTAAGGCGTCGCGCAGCGTAAAAATTAAAACCGCAAAAAGCGGATTTATATCTCAAATGTTTGCAAGAGATTTGGCAATAGCTTCCGCGCTTTGCGGGGCGGGAAGAGAGAAAAAAGAAGATAAAATAGATTATTCCGCCGGAATAATACTTCACAAAAAAGTTTCCGATTTTGTAAAAGAGGGCGAAGTTTTGGCGGAACTTTTATATAACAATTCGGATAAAACTGAAGAAGCGGCGCAAGTAGCGCAAAACGCTTACGTAATATCGGACGTCGCGCCGGCTAAACATAATTTAATAAAGGAAGTTCTTTTCTGA